The DNA region GCATTCGATCCGGGAAATCCCCGTCATCGAGCAGTTACTCCCTGTGACACCGCTTGCAGTTCCTCGGGGACTTGAGGTCAAACGCCTTTTTCCCGTCATGGCAGAGACCGCAGAAGTCACCCTTGGTGAGCATTTTCATGTCCATCTTGTAGGAGCCGCCCCCCGACATCGAGAAGGGCTTGTAGTGACAGTTGTTGCACTTCGCACCCTTCAGGTTCACATGGTACTCATGCTGGAACAACACATGTCCGGCGCCCTTCGGCTTGTACTCCACATCACCACCACCGACTTTTCCCTGGACGAACAGGGGCAGCAGAACAAGAGCAACAACAAGACAGGCGGAAAACGCCCTTCTCATCGGGGCCTCCTATTTATTGTTTGTGACACCGGTTGCAGTTCTTTTCCGACCTGGCGTCGAACCCTTTCATTCCGTTGTGGCAATTCTCGCAAAAGTCCCGCTTCGTCAGCTTTTCGCGCTTCATCTGATAACTTTCCCCGGATGTGGCGAAGGTCTGGAAATGGCAGGCCGAGCATTTCACGCCCCTCGTCTTTATGTGGTAGTCATGGCTGAAGGTGACGGACGCGGCGTTCTTGAGCGTAAAGGTAATATCCCCCTTGACGATGGCCGCCTGGGAGAATGCAAGGGCGGGAACGACTGCAACGAAAAACAACGTACTGAAGATTTTCTTCATCATCGCCTCATGAGGAGATTCGCTCACTTATGGCACCGGTTGCAGTTCTTCTGGTCCTTGACATCGAATGATTTCTGTCCGTTGTGGCACTTGCCGCAGAAGTCCCCCTTGTTGAGCTTTGACATGTCCATCTTGTACGACCCCTGCTGCATCTGGAAAATTGCGTAGTGGCAACCGGTGCACTTAAGGCCTTTATCACTCACATGCTTCTCATGGCTGAAAACAACCGGGCTGGCATTCTTGGGTGTGAAGGTGATGTCTCCGCCGCCGACTTTTTCTGCGAATGCGGCCGCCGGCACCAACAAACAGAATAAACAGATAAGCAGAACCACAATGCGTGTCATGTTTTTCCCCTCCCCCGAGAGTTTTTTAACGCTGGCGTCATTATAACAATTCGACGGCAAGGGTCAAGCATTTTCTTGCAGTTCCTTCGTTTTCAGCCGTATTTGCCTCAAAATCTGTTATAATGGTAGCCATAAAAGGAGAAGAGACCATGATCGACATGAACCTGCTTGACCAGATGCAGATTGCTCTGTCCCGCCTGAAAAGCCCGGTCCGCTTGATCCTCTTCACAAAAGATGCCGGATGCGAGACCTGCCCCGAGGCGCTGAACATGGTACGCGCCATCAAGGCGCGGGCACCGAAACTTGCGCTCGAGGTGTACGACCAGGTCATGGACCGGGACAAGGCCGAACAGTACGGGGTTAAACAGGTCCCGGCGACCGTCGTGCAGGCGGGCAACGGCCGCCGGGTAACGTTCTATGGTCTTGTTCAGGACGTGTTCCTCAGGATTCTTGTCGATGTAATCATAGGAGTCTCTGAAAGCAGGGTCTGGTTCCCCGAAAACATAGGCCGGGCGCTGGCCCATCTTGAGAAGGACGTCCACATGCAGGTCTTCGTGGAAACCGATTGCGTTCAGTGCAGACCCGTGGCTGAAACAGCCATCGGCCTCGCACTCGAAAACGACCTCGTCACCACGGACATCGTCATTGCCAGTGATTTTCCTGAGCTGATAAAAAAATTCTCGATCAAGACCCTTCCGAAGACGATTTTCGGCGTGAACCTGCACATGGATGGTCATGTGACGGAGAGCGAGTTCCTTGAAATGATCTTCCAGGCCGAAGGGGTCCAGGCGGGACCGGAACGGCACTGTCTGGTCTGCGGAAGAAGCTCTCCTGATATCATCTGCTCCTCCTGCAAGACAAGGATCCAGGCCGAAGCTGTGGAGCACAAGCTGAAGGGAGAGAGGATGAGGCAGGATGCCCTGTAAGATTCTCCGCAACACGTCAGGGTTCCTTCAGGAAGCGCGGGCAGTTCCCTTGCGGACAGGTCGTATTTCTGCTCTCTTTGCCGGCGCAGTTCAGGAGCCGATCAGTGAAACAGGCCATGTTCCAGGAGAAAAAAGAGGGTGGCAAGGTTCTTTGCGGCCTGTGCAGTCACCGTTGTCTGATTCCCGACGGGAAGCGCGGCATCTGTGCGGTTCGTGAAAACCGCGACGGCATCCTCTACAGCCTCGTCTACGACAAGATCATCGCCCAGAACATCGACCCTATCGAAAAGAAACCCCTGTTCCATTTCCTTCCCGGGAGCCTTTCCTACTCAATAGCCGCGCCCGGATGCAACTTCCGCTGCCTCCACTGCCAGAATGCGGACATCTCCCAGCTGCCCCACGAACGGCAGGGAGATCTGCCGGGACAGCCCATTCTACCCCGCGCCATGATCGATTCTGCCCGGGCGTATCGATGCGCAAGCATCTCGTATACGTACACAGAGCCTACGATCTATTTTGAGATCGCCTATGATACCTCGCTGCTGGCAGCGGAGAGCGGTCTCAAGAACGTCTTCGTTACCAACGGGTATATCACCCCGGAAGCGCTGAAGACCCTCGCTCCTGTTCTTCATGCGGCGAATATCGATCTGAAGGGTTTTACGGACAACTTCTATAAAAAAATATGCGGTGCCCGGCTGCAGCCCGTGCTGGACGCGATCACGCTGTACAAAAAGCTTGGCATCTGGATCGAGATCACGACCCTGGTTATCCCGGGACACAATGATTCAGAAGCAGAGCTTAGAGGGATCGCGGAATTCATCAAATCGGTGGGGGAGGATATCCCCTGGCACGTCTCGCGCTTTCACCCGACCTACAAGCTGCTCGATCAGCCGGTGACGCCCGTGGAAACCCTGCACCGGGCGAGGCAGATCGGCATCGACGCGGGGCTGCGGTACGTCTATATGGGCAATGTGCCGGGTGACGGCGAGGACACCCGCTGCTGGCATTGCACGAAAACGATCGTGAAGCGGACCGGATTCAACGTGCAGGAGAACAGGATTGTAGATGGGAAATGCTCATATTGCGGATCAGTGATCGATGGGGCGTGGGGCTGAACCGTGAATACGTATCTTGCGGCCAAAACGGGCTTCCTGCCCGTGACCTTTACTGTCTATGACATTCTTACCCTATGAAACCTTCGAACACGAGGCGGACATCGGCATCCGCGGGTCCGGCCGCACTCTTGAGGAGGCTTTCGAAAACACCGCCCGAGCCCTGTATTCCGTGATGGTGAACGTCGGCAGGATCGTCCCTAAAGAACAAAGGATCATTACCGTATCTGCTCCTGACGTTGAACTGCTTCTGGTGGAATGGCTGAACGCGCTGCTTTCGCTTTCGGACATCGAGCGGATGGTTTTTTCGACCTTCGAGGTAACGATACAGGACTTGACGCTGCGCGGCATCGCCTGGGGCGAGAATCTGGACAAGACCCGTCATGAACCCGGCGTCGAGGTCAAGGGAGCAACGTAT from Nitrospirota bacterium includes:
- a CDS encoding c(7)-type cytochrome triheme domain-containing protein gives rise to the protein MRRAFSACLVVALVLLPLFVQGKVGGGDVEYKPKGAGHVLFQHEYHVNLKGAKCNNCHYKPFSMSGGGSYKMDMKMLTKGDFCGLCHDGKKAFDLKSPRNCKRCHRE
- a CDS encoding c(7)-type cytochrome triheme domain-containing protein — translated: MMKKIFSTLFFVAVVPALAFSQAAIVKGDITFTLKNAASVTFSHDYHIKTRGVKCSACHFQTFATSGESYQMKREKLTKRDFCENCHNGMKGFDARSEKNCNRCHKQ
- a CDS encoding cytochrome c3 family protein; translation: MTRIVVLLICLFCLLVPAAAFAEKVGGGDITFTPKNASPVVFSHEKHVSDKGLKCTGCHYAIFQMQQGSYKMDMSKLNKGDFCGKCHNGQKSFDVKDQKNCNRCHK
- a CDS encoding thioredoxin family protein yields the protein MIDMNLLDQMQIALSRLKSPVRLILFTKDAGCETCPEALNMVRAIKARAPKLALEVYDQVMDRDKAEQYGVKQVPATVVQAGNGRRVTFYGLVQDVFLRILVDVIIGVSESRVWFPENIGRALAHLEKDVHMQVFVETDCVQCRPVAETAIGLALENDLVTTDIVIASDFPELIKKFSIKTLPKTIFGVNLHMDGHVTESEFLEMIFQAEGVQAGPERHCLVCGRSSPDIICSSCKTRIQAEAVEHKLKGERMRQDAL
- the amrS gene encoding AmmeMemoRadiSam system radical SAM enzyme is translated as MKQAMFQEKKEGGKVLCGLCSHRCLIPDGKRGICAVRENRDGILYSLVYDKIIAQNIDPIEKKPLFHFLPGSLSYSIAAPGCNFRCLHCQNADISQLPHERQGDLPGQPILPRAMIDSARAYRCASISYTYTEPTIYFEIAYDTSLLAAESGLKNVFVTNGYITPEALKTLAPVLHAANIDLKGFTDNFYKKICGARLQPVLDAITLYKKLGIWIEITTLVIPGHNDSEAELRGIAEFIKSVGEDIPWHVSRFHPTYKLLDQPVTPVETLHRARQIGIDAGLRYVYMGNVPGDGEDTRCWHCTKTIVKRTGFNVQENRIVDGKCSYCGSVIDGAWG
- a CDS encoding archease — protein: MTFLPYETFEHEADIGIRGSGRTLEEAFENTARALYSVMVNVGRIVPKEQRIITVSAPDVELLLVEWLNALLSLSDIERMVFSTFEVTIQDLTLRGIAWGENLDKTRHEPGVEVKGATYHLLSVAAGDNGYTAQCVVDV